Part of the Montipora foliosa isolate CH-2021 chromosome 13, ASM3666993v2, whole genome shotgun sequence genome is shown below.
GATCAGCAGGTTACCCAAATGCagtccatttcaatcttgtcaaattttgtccatccatgcttctctttacTTTTACTGTATGCATTTTATGTTCTTCAACAGtgttaagtggttattgcaatgtttcattctactttttcgGAATtttggtgtcatgaaattacatcattttgcgtgacatagctcccTTAAACATTTGTATTATCTTTTTTTGTCTGACAATGtgatctctctctctctcttcacAGTTCAAGTTGCTGATCAGTTTGCTCATTGCTATCCATTTTACTTCTGCGCATAATCATAAGTGCAGCCTTTCTGAATATGAATATAGCAGTATATACCAGGTGATACATAAATCAGAAGTGACTATTATTCTGGCTTTTTCATGAGATGTTCTTCAGAAACTGACAGTTGTCGGTCTTTCCTTAGGATAACACCAGGTGGACATACCCCCATCAAAACAATTATGAAGGTACAGTAAGTTTATTTTATCTCCAGAATGCACAGCAACAGTATCAAACAGGACCCCAGAAACGAACTTCTATGTGGTCGCAGTCACGAtgcaaaaattcaaatttaaaaaaagtttaattTGGGGCTTAAACTTCAGGTGCCTGACAGAATGCTGCAATCATTGAGACGAAGTGTGGTTGCCTTAATAGAGTTTCTGGGCTTCATTCTTTTTGTATGGTGTCCTTCTCTTCTAAGTTAAGCATAAGCCCGATGTCTTTAACATTAGTCCGAATTTATACCAAAAGGGCTTTTTTCCCCGGGGTTCTTCGGTTTTATGCTCTGATCAAAAACCAGATCTAGTTTAATTTCATGTGAGTCAGTGATTTGATTTTATACCGTCTCCCCAATTACATGTAGAAGAGTACTTGTGTTGTGCTAAATGAGATAAATACTTTGATAaagtcattatcattattattattattaatattattattattatcattattattattattatcatcatcatcatcatcatcatcatcataggaGCTTGATACTAGCAGCATAGGCAGAACTTTAAGGAAAACGAGAAAACTTTTAAGTttgtaagacatgtttcgacagaaacttctgtaattttcagttgattaatgtacaaagcgtagaagttgaatttatattaaagtaggaaaaagtgctaattatgctagtaacaacgaaatgtacataaaacgtgacaatgtgagaattaaaaggatagttttagattgacatgttgtaattgttgattcaaagaaggtggttctctttgaatatgaatagtctcttttatcttaagttgaaaactcgtagaggcgtgatctaaaatatggaaacagcCTACTGAACACAGGGCGcgacaatgttcagaattctgtagttgtttgaaaatgtgagaggccttATCACTGACTAAATGCTCATATACTCGTGTGGAAAAATGTCGGGTTGTTTCGCCCACATAACCGTcattacagcccgcacatgtaaacttataaaccacacgcgaacgaagcccgccagggatagggtctttcacGCCAAACAAGTTGCCTATCTTAAAGGAGGAGAAAACTAGTTTGATATCCAAGTCATTGCAATAGCGCTTGATGAAGTGACGAATCTTTTTCTGAGTGACGACAGAAAAATGGCCTATGTAAGGTAGCTTAAAGTAAAATATAGGTGAAGTGGGTAGGGAACCCTGGGGACAATGATTACTTAGGGTCCCAGTAACGTAGCGGTTTACAACCCTTTCAATTAAATGggcagggaaaagattcttttttagGATTTCCATTAGCTTAGTGATGTTCTCGAGTAGCCCCAACCAGGTGTTCTTAATCTTATAGGCAAGAGTCCTGATGAGACCAAGTTTGTGACAGTATGAGGTGAAACTGAAATAATAAGTTAATAACCCAGTGAAGGTTTTCTTACGGTAAACTCTAGTTAGAAATGAATTGGGATAATTATTATCAACTAGAACATCTAAAAAGGGTAATTCGTGATGAGCCTCTTTTTCCATAATAAACCTAATGTTGGGGTGTCTAGAGTTGATGGAGTCGAAAAATATAATGGCATCATGTTCCgagtgaaataaacaaaaagtgtcgtcaacatatcggcgataaaataaaatttcagtTGGAATGTGCGGCGATAAAAGATTGCAGAGATATTTAGCCAAGTTATAATTGTATGTTCCAATAGAAGACACGATGGGGCGAAGTGGCGGAGTTGAGTTGGGTCCACGATCCTTGTGCATTTTGGGGAGACCGTAAATTCTTGCTGGTTGGGAGCCTTTAAGATAGATGTTCTCGTTCACAACGTTATCAAGATGGTCATCTTTCTTCAATTTTCGGAGGAGACGGTGCATTCTACCTTCTCTGAGTAAGGTGGGGTCTTCCTTGCATGATGGGCCGGAATTTAGAGGTGTCATTGATGATTTTAAAGATGCCTCGGTCGTAATCCGATGGGTCCAAGACAACCACACCATTCCCTTTGTCCGTTTTTAAAATGACAATGTTTTTGTTCTTCCCTATTTCCTTAAAACCCTGAGTTTTTTGAGGTCTGCAGTCGTTGGACGGTATGAAGAGACGTAACTGTGGGCTAAATGAGAAAGATCTGCAACAAGTTTTCCTGCTTGTTTGGCGTCTCTCAATTTTTTGGCCATAGTGTGATTAATAAGTTCGAAGCAATTGAAGACATCTGACTCGTTTATTTTAGGTGGACGGATGGAGTGCGTTAGTCCAAACTTGAGACTGTTAAGTCGTTCAGACGTaatcaaatcgaaactttaacatctttcccccccccccttttcccGGGCAAAACCCGGGCATTTGACCATCTTCTGtacccggggagtggggaatttgacctgtGCCCGCGTGGGGttgggaaaattgaaccggaagtgtcaggtttcaaatgatttttttttcgggcgccgaagtcgctaacagctataaaatgcgtgtttggacgagatggaagagtttaaaaagaaagagatatagcatttgtgagcgattggcttacaaaaaagggcttcaaaaggtctttattcaagacggcaggagccgacgacgattgttctttagtaggctatgacagacaaatccgacgatagggtagggcatttgaacacaattttggcccgagggggcgggaatttgaacgatccaggCGCATAAGGCTGGGAGAGGACAAGTTGGTGACGGTCTCGTTAGATGTGATAGGGATAGACTTGTTGCGTGTGAGATTTTTGAGCTTCTTACGGTTTATCTTAACGAAATGTATGGTTGCTTTAGTAACATTATGATGTAATGTGCGGTTAAGAATGTAGAAATCAACACTGTTCAGAATACCGTGAACACGAGTAGCTAGCTGGTCTATTGCGTGGATCAGTTTGCGATGTTCCTTAGAGCGCATGGCGATGGCACTTCTCAAAAGCTGCTTTCGGATGGTAATGGTGTCGCGTCGGCTGGTGTTGGGAAGATTGAAGCTGAGAAATTTAGGAAAAACATTGAAGGATTGACAGTTGCGTAAGAAGTTTAAATCCAACTCGGCTTTGCGAGACCTGATTGAGATTTtgaaacacctacagaattctgaACATTCGCGCCCTGTGTTCAGTAgactgtttccatattttagatcacgcctctacgagTTTTCAACTTCAGATAAAAGAGActattcatattcaaagagaacaaccttttttgaattaacaattaCATAATgtcaatctaaaactatccttttaattctcacattgtcacgttttatgtacatttcgttgttactagcataattagcactttttcctactttaatataaattcaacttctacgctttgtacattaatcaactgaagattaCAAAAGTTTCGGcaaacttaaaagttttgtcgttttctttatcatcatcatcatcatcatcatcatcgttaatttaattcaaatttCCTCTGCAAGAAATATCACAAGATAGTGGGCTGTCTTAAATCAATGGCTGAGCGTCCCTCGAACAATTTCCTTGAGTCTCTTGTAGACTTCCCCCCTGTTTTGTCTGTTTTTTACACAGGAACGGAGACAAACTTGAACCCCTTGCCGTTTATGATTCCATTCTCGAAAAACACGACTGGAGAAATTAACAAGCAAATAAACCGCGAACTCTTTGCCCACTACAACTACTTATCAATGGTAAGGAAGCCATTATATACTGCAATAGGCTTTTTCACTTTCTTACATCtgctcaaacaaagaaaatcaaaccccatctaaaaataacttaactgAACTTCACATATCTATACCGTGGTCTGGGCATCTCTCTCTTTTTACCGACTCTTTTATCTTAGTGGAAGTTAACGAGAAACAGATCAGCAGCATGGAAAATAGCATCCAATTGCATAGGGTTGCCAAATTCAAACCGACTTGTTGCACCTTACCATTTTTCCTTACGGAGTTATTTGCTCTCATGTATCCAGGCCATGCATTTTGACCGTGATGACATCCACCTTCCTGGGTTTCACAAGTTTTTTAAAGAGTCAGCAGAAGAGGAAATGAAGCATGCGCAGATGGTAGGTCAACCGttaaaaaatgtttcattttatttatgtGTCTTGAAGTACATTATGTTTTGCTTGGATTCAAAATCAACTTTTGTTCAATATTCCTTCTATTACCGCGACTGTTGtaaactgttttatttcttAGAAACGCACAGTTACACCATTAATTAACACATCGTACACTACAGTAAGCATTGCAATACTACCAAGCTCTAATTGCACAAAATTACATGTTTTCTAgcgtgaaaaaaaaataataataataaagaaataaagaaataaaatacgACTTCTAGTACTTAATACATTTTTCCCCTTGCATGAGGTAAGAAAATAGTTATTCTTACACATATGAGGACAGGTTAACCCTTACAAGAGTTTACCCTGTCTAAAGCTGCAcgactttactcgtcaaagggcttgagataataatctttattttgacttGCAGTTTATGAAATACCAGAACATGCGCGGAGGTCGTGTGAGACTTCACAACGTCCATGTAAGTTGAGTTTTAAGCTTAACACTACATATGATCATCCCTTAGAATACACCAGTGGCTGAGGTAACTCAGTATAACTTCACTCATAAACACACACGTGCACTCTGTGAATAGCCCTTATGggtgatgacgtctgactacCTCATTTCACTACCAAGCCTCGAATCCCAATATCAAACTTGTAAATTCTACATTGTAGCATTGAGCTGAATCCcaaagaaacatttttttaaagggaacctccactaaaacaacaaaatagctttaaaccacagaacataatgtttacaattggaattgctcaatctttttccaataaaagcgtttgtattcgagaaaaataaattccaaaaacgcttattttggctttcaaatttcccgggcgccgccatcttgaataattgtgacgtaacttggttgccctcttgttctgatacaaagagcgataagaaaaggagggaggtctctATCATAACAgcgtcaacaccagcctcactttcatttaaaggccaggtaactaagcaaacaactgtaaagaggtctatttttGAGCATATCACGTCATCATGCATAAGGCCTATTGGCTTTCATGGAAAACTTAAAGATATACAAGGCGGACACACACACACTAAATATATAACGGTTCTCTTCAGAACGATTGATCATCTCTAAAAATCAAATCACACAACCATCACAGCACAGAGGGCAGTACTCCTCAGAGCCTCTC
Proteins encoded:
- the LOC137982772 gene encoding soma ferritin-like: MFKLLISLLIAIHFTSAHNHKCSLSEYEYSSIYQDNTRWTYPHQNNYEGTETNLNPLPFMIPFSKNTTGEINKQINRELFAHYNYLSMAMHFDRDDIHLPGFHKFFKESAEEEMKHAQMFMKYQNMRGGRVRLHNVHTPFKSEWGNGLSAMECALNLEKDVYDALLILHDLAQNANDPQLQDFLEGNFLGEQVESIKQLSNYVNTLRRQQESGNYALGEYQFDKITLKGGDD